The genomic window TATGATGCTAGAAGTCACTCTCCTATGCTCTTTGAGTACCTTGTTCAAGGTCTAAATTCTGGAGGCAAAGTAGTTTTAGATATGGGGCTTGTTCCTACTCCTATAAATTATTTTGCAAATTATCAGGAGTGGGATGGTATCACTCCTAGCGCATCTATCATGATTACAGGTTCTCACAATCCTAGTGAGTATAATGGTTTTAAGATTACAGTAGATAAGGCACCATTTTTTGCAGAGGATATCTACACACTTGGCCGTGAATGTGCTGAGATGCCATTTCCTCCAAAGAGTAAAAGAGAAGTTATAAAGATAGATGCAAAGAGCAGATATATAGACTTTTTAGTAAAAGAGTTTGCGCACTTAGAGGGTATGGATACCAAAACAGTTTATGATTGTGGAAACGGGGTTGCAGGTGTTGCTTTAGTTGACATTTTTGCTCGCTTAAATCTCAATGCAAAAGGTATCTTTGTAGAGCCTGATGGGACATTTCCAAATCATCACCCAGACCCATCAGATGAACATAACTTACAAGATATCAAAAAACTTCTTGCATCTGATGGAGATATCGCCTTTGCTTATGATGGAGATGGCGACCGTATAGCAGTTCTAACTCACAACAACAACATCAAAGGTGACATGTTAGCACTTCTGTACTCCATAAAAATGAAAAACCCTACAGTTGTTGGAGAAGTAAAATGCTCACAAGTTATGTATGATGAACTAGAGCGTCGTGGTGCTAAGGCTGTTATGTATAAAACAGGACACTCAAATATAAAAGTTAAGATGAAAGAGTGTGATGCAGATCTAGCTTGTGAAGTAAGCGGACATATATTTTTCAAAGATCGCTACTTTGGTTATGATGATGCCATCTATGCAACACTTAGAGTGTTAGAGTTGTTGCAAGGTGGTATAGACTTAGATAAAGAGCTTGCTAAACTTCCTCAAACTTTCTCAACTGAGGAGATTAAGATACAAACAACAGAAGAGCAGAAATTTAAAATCATAGACAAAATAAAAGAGCTACTAAAAAGCCCTAAAGCTTCATTTCCTGCTATAAAAGATATCATAGAAGTTGATGGAGTTCGTATAAACTTTACAAATGGTTGGGGACTTGTTCGTGCGAGTAACACAACTCCTGTTCTTGTGACTCGTTTTGAGTCAACTTCAAAAGAGGATGCAAAGCTTTATGAGAGAGCTATAAATGAGCTTATCTTAGAGGCAAAAGAGCTACTTTAATGCTAGCTCTTTTTTTTTCATAATATCAAAATAGTACTCAATAGACTCAACATATCTAACAGGTTCTTCCCCTCTAGCATATCCATATTTTAGATGTTTATAATATTTTTTTTGCGATAAAAGAGGTAAAACTTCTTTGATATCACTCCATAAATATGGATTTTTGTTTAGCTTTCTTGCTAGTTTCTGAGCATCATGAATATGCCCCATACCAACATTATAAGCCGCCAATGCAAAAGCCCATCTACTCTTACCATCTATCTCTTTTGGAAATCTTTGCTCTATATCTAAGAGATATCTAGCCCCAGCATCTATACTCTCTTTTGCACTTAGCCTATTTTTGACTCCTAGTTGCTCGGCTGTTGTTTGGGTTAGCATCATCATCCCACGAACACCAGTATAGCTCTTTGCTTTTGGATTCCAGTGAGACTCTTGATAAGATTGTGCAGCTAAGAGTTGCCAAGGGATGTCATACTCTTTGCCAGCTTTTTTAAAGTACTTTTTATAGTGCGGTAAGCGAGATTTTAGGCGTTTATAAAACATCTTTGTATCATAATGATCAACATATCCTAGATGCGAGTAGTAATGATCTTTTAATTTTGTCATCTGTGATGAGTACTCATAAGTATTTAGCCACTTGTAAAGGCTTTGACTAACTGAGTCATCACCCTCTCTTAAAATCCAAGAAAGATTTTTTCTCTCGCTTAAGACTATAGTTCTAATGAGGTTTGGATAATCTCTTTGACTTATCAAAAATATGTTTGAATCAACAACCGTACAGTCTATCTCTCTATCATTTGTTAGTTTTAAAAGCTCTTGTGATGAGTGCTGGGTTGTTGAGTTAAACTCTACACCTTTTATACTCTGTGAGAGTTTTTGCATAGTAGCTTCATAACTTGTCTCTTTTTCTACAACAATCTCTAACCCCACTAAATCTTTTTTGCTCTTTGGGATGCTTCTTGTTTTATACATTGCGTTGTGGCAGATGAGTTGTTCTTGGACTGTGAAGTATTTTGGACCAAATTTAAACTCATTCTCTATGGCTGGAGTCTTGCTGATGGATGCTACTGTAATGTCTCCTAAGCCCTCTCTCGTCTTCTCTAGAGCCTCATTTACAGTATAGACCACACTAAGGTTTAAGTCAACTCCAATATCCTTTGCATAAGCAGATATCAAATCGTACTCAAAACCATGCTCTTTTTCTCTTCCGACATAGTAAACAGTTGGAGAGTTTAAAATGATAACATCGAGTCTTTTTTTTGCTTTAATCTTCTCAAGAAGAGTAATCTCTTTTGTTTTAGCAAGTTCTAAGTAGAGGTTATTAGCTAGTAAACCAACAACAAAAAAGAGTACTGCTATAAAAAATTTTACTCTGTGTTCTATCATCAACTACCTCTAAAAAAGAACTTATTTTACTAATTTTGCTAGATTCTACTAAAGCATGACTAACTTCAAACTTAAGCAAAATCTTTTTAAAGCATATTTTGTTATACTTCAAGACACAATAAATGACTAAATTTTAAGGAAAAAAATGAAAACTCATACTCTTTTAATGCCACTGGATATGCATCTTCATCTTCGTGATGGAGTTATGCTTGAAAATGTAGCTCCCCTTAGCGCTTATAGCTTTAGCGGTGCTTTGGTTATGCCAAACCTAGTTCCTCCCATCACAACTCTAGAAGAGGTCAAAGCCTATAAAGAGCGAATTATTGCGGCAGTTCCAAATGACTATTTTGAACCATATATGACTCTTTTTTACAAAAACTATGACAAAGCATTTTTAAAAAGTGTAGCAGAAGAGATTATAGCGATTAAGCTCTACCCTGCTGGGATTACAACAAACTCCGAGGGTGGTGTTTCATCATTTGATATAGAGGAGATGCGACCTACTCTTGAAGCTATGAGTGAACTAAATATCCCTCTCTGTGTTCATGGAGAGACTGATGGTTTTGTTATGGATAGAGAAGCGGAGTTTATGAGCATTTATGAGCTTTTAGCCTCTTCTTTCCCTAAGCTTAAAATTATAATGGAACACATCACAACAAAAGCGGCAGTTGATACGCTTGATAAATTTGACAATCTTTATGCAACTATAACTGTTCATCATCTCCTTTTTACGCTTGATGATGTTGTTGGTGGAATGATGATGCCACACAACTTTTGTAAGCCAATAGCAAAACGCCCAGAAGATTTAGATGCACTTCTTAGTGTTGCACTTGAAGCTCATCCTAAAGTTATGTTTGGAAGCGATTCAGCTCCTCATCCACAAGATAAAAAAGAGAGTTGTGGTTGTGCAGCTGGTGTTTTTAGCGCACCAATTGCTCTTCAACTTCTATGCGAAATCTTTGAACAGTACGACCGCCTAGACAATCTTCAAGCCTTTGTAAGTGACAATGCACAAAATATCTATGGTATCTGCCCTGAGTTTAAAGAGGTTATCCTAGAAAAAAGACCATTTGTCATACCAAAAATGTACGCAAATGTTGTGCCAATGTATGCAGAACAAGCGATAAACTGGGCGATAGCAGACATTGAGTAAAATTCTCTTACTAGAAGACGATCTGCTCTTTGGGGAGACTCTTATAGACCTACTAGAAGAAAACGGATACACTATAACTCACGCTCCAAATGGTCAAAGTGCGATAGATGCAAGTTTTGGGGAAAATTTTGAGCTCTACATACTTGATATCAATGTACCACTCATTGATGGCATCCAAGTCTTAAGAGAGCTAAGAGGTGCTGATGATACTACGCCTTGTATATTTTTAACCTCGCATAAAAAAATGCTAAAGAGTGCTTTTATGTCTGGTGCGGATGACTATATAACCAAACCCTTTGATAGTGATGAACTCATACTAAGGATAGAAGCACTTTTAAAAAGGACAAGTTCAAAGAGTGTTGAATGCATTGGACTACTTTGCCATGATGAAGTGCATAAAAGAATCTTGTATGATAAAAAAGAGCTAGACCTCTCTAAAAAAGAGTATGCACTCCTTCTGCTTTTGATGAAACATGCAAACAACACAGTACCAAAGGAGCTTATTAGCGATGAGTTATGGAGTGCGTCAAAAGGTGCAAGTGATGGAGCTATACGAGTCTATATAAACCGTATAAAACACCTACTGCCACAGATGAGTATAGAAAATATAAGAGGGGTTGGATACAGACTTGTTTCGTAATCTTCGCATCACTATTTTTGTTTTTTACTTCTTAAGTGTCAGTGCATTTTTGGCAACTCTTCACTATCTCTTAGCGGTAGTAGAGGTACAAAATGTTTTTTTACTAGCCGTAGTTATGACATGTTTTAGTGCCTTAGGTGCTGTTTTTATGTCAAAACTCTCTATAGATCCTCTAGAAGAACATGTATCAAACTTGCAAAACCTATCTAAAGAGACACTTCATGAGCTAAACTTACCCATAAGCACCATCATGACAAACCTTAATATGCTTAAAAAAAAGACTACAGATGAGAAAGACTTAAAAAGACTTAAGAGGATAGATACTGCTTGCGCTATGCTTCAAGAGAGGTATAACGAGCTTGACTATATGATAAAAAAACAGACTCTTCATGAGATCAAGGAGGAGTTTATGCTAGATGAACTTCTACTTTTGAGAGTTGATTTTTTAAAGCATATCTACCCTAACATGGAGTTTAACTTAAACTTAGAAAAAACTAAAATCATAAGTGATAAGACGGGCTTAGCAAAAATCATTGACAACATAATAGATAATGCAGTAAAATACTCGCCAAACAGCAACAGATGCGATATAAGACTAAACGATCACTCACTCCACATAGAAGACTTTGGTTGTGGAATGGATGAAGTTGAACTTATACGAATATATGACACCTATTACCAATCAAATGATACTATGAGAGGCTTTGGTATAGGTCTTAGCATGGTAAAGAGATTTTGTGACTCTCAAAACATTCAACTAAACATAAAGTCCAAACTTGGGTTTGGGACAACTGTACTATTAAAATTTAAGGAAAATTAATGCAAGATAACTTTTTGGCTTATGCAGAAGATGCACTAGATTATGGTGTTATGGGGGTTTTAATCCTTATGAGCATCGTAACTCTATGGCTTTTTATAGAGAGAATGATGTTTTATAATAGCATTCGACTTGATGATTACAAAAACAGAGATCATCTAGAGATGGATCTAACAAATAACATTAGCATTATTAGTGCTATTGGTTCAAATGCCCCTTATGTTGGACTTTTAGGAACTGTTCTTGGTATTATGATAACCTTTTATGCTATGGGTGATGCGGGTGCAGTAGATGCCAAAAAGATTATGATAGGTTTAGCTTTAGCTCTAAAGGCAACTGCAATGGGACTTATAGTTGCAATGCCTGCTATTGTAGCTTACACAATAGTACTTCGTAAAGTTGAGAAGATTTTAGCCGCTTATGACATAGTAAACGAAGAAAAAGTAGACTAAGATGGCAAAGTATAAAAAAGAACCAAAAAGATTTGATCAGATAAATGTTATACCTTTTATTGACATCATGCTTGTTCTTTTGGTTATGGTTTTAACTACAGCTACTTTTATAAAGCAAGGCGTCATCCCCGTAGAGCTACCTGAGGCAAAAGCGAGTAAAAAAGAAGAGCTTAAAAAAGAGATTAATGTTTATGTAAATTCTAAAGGCGAGATGTTTTTAGACAAAGAAAAACTTGATGCATCTCAGCTAAAAAAAAGACTCTCACAAATCTCAAAAGATCAGACCGTTGTTCTTAGGAGCGACAAAGAGTCAAGATTTCAAGACTTTGTAACTGTTATGGATATACTAAAGAGCTTAAATCACGAACAACTCTACATCATCACAAAAGAGTAATTTAGTAGGCTTTGTCTAAGAGTTTTATACCTGAGCCAAAGCTTCTGTTTTGCTCTTGTTTTATAACTCTTAACTCTTTTTTGGAACCCTTCATATCTGAGACAAACTCTTTTTTCTCTACCCTTACATCTTCTATAAAGATTGAACTTGCTATAAAAAAAAGAACCATAATCGCAACCACACTTATATAT from Sulfurimonas hongkongensis includes these protein-coding regions:
- a CDS encoding ExbD/TolR family protein; protein product: MAKYKKEPKRFDQINVIPFIDIMLVLLVMVLTTATFIKQGVIPVELPEAKASKKEELKKEINVYVNSKGEMFLDKEKLDASQLKKRLSQISKDQTVVLRSDKESRFQDFVTVMDILKSLNHEQLYIITKE
- the exbB gene encoding TonB-system energizer ExbB codes for the protein MQDNFLAYAEDALDYGVMGVLILMSIVTLWLFIERMMFYNSIRLDDYKNRDHLEMDLTNNISIISAIGSNAPYVGLLGTVLGIMITFYAMGDAGAVDAKKIMIGLALALKATAMGLIVAMPAIVAYTIVLRKVEKILAAYDIVNEEKVD
- the pyrC gene encoding dihydroorotase; the encoded protein is MKTHTLLMPLDMHLHLRDGVMLENVAPLSAYSFSGALVMPNLVPPITTLEEVKAYKERIIAAVPNDYFEPYMTLFYKNYDKAFLKSVAEEIIAIKLYPAGITTNSEGGVSSFDIEEMRPTLEAMSELNIPLCVHGETDGFVMDREAEFMSIYELLASSFPKLKIIMEHITTKAAVDTLDKFDNLYATITVHHLLFTLDDVVGGMMMPHNFCKPIAKRPEDLDALLSVALEAHPKVMFGSDSAPHPQDKKESCGCAAGVFSAPIALQLLCEIFEQYDRLDNLQAFVSDNAQNIYGICPEFKEVILEKRPFVIPKMYANVVPMYAEQAINWAIADIE
- a CDS encoding response regulator transcription factor, with the protein product MSKILLLEDDLLFGETLIDLLEENGYTITHAPNGQSAIDASFGENFELYILDINVPLIDGIQVLRELRGADDTTPCIFLTSHKKMLKSAFMSGADDYITKPFDSDELILRIEALLKRTSSKSVECIGLLCHDEVHKRILYDKKELDLSKKEYALLLLLMKHANNTVPKELISDELWSASKGASDGAIRVYINRIKHLLPQMSIENIRGVGYRLVS
- a CDS encoding sensor histidine kinase; the protein is MFRNLRITIFVFYFLSVSAFLATLHYLLAVVEVQNVFLLAVVMTCFSALGAVFMSKLSIDPLEEHVSNLQNLSKETLHELNLPISTIMTNLNMLKKKTTDEKDLKRLKRIDTACAMLQERYNELDYMIKKQTLHEIKEEFMLDELLLLRVDFLKHIYPNMEFNLNLEKTKIISDKTGLAKIIDNIIDNAVKYSPNSNRCDIRLNDHSLHIEDFGCGMDEVELIRIYDTYYQSNDTMRGFGIGLSMVKRFCDSQNIQLNIKSKLGFGTTVLLKFKEN
- the mltF gene encoding membrane-bound lytic murein transglycosylase MltF; this encodes MIEHRVKFFIAVLFFVVGLLANNLYLELAKTKEITLLEKIKAKKRLDVIILNSPTVYYVGREKEHGFEYDLISAYAKDIGVDLNLSVVYTVNEALEKTREGLGDITVASISKTPAIENEFKFGPKYFTVQEQLICHNAMYKTRSIPKSKKDLVGLEIVVEKETSYEATMQKLSQSIKGVEFNSTTQHSSQELLKLTNDREIDCTVVDSNIFLISQRDYPNLIRTIVLSERKNLSWILREGDDSVSQSLYKWLNTYEYSSQMTKLKDHYYSHLGYVDHYDTKMFYKRLKSRLPHYKKYFKKAGKEYDIPWQLLAAQSYQESHWNPKAKSYTGVRGMMMLTQTTAEQLGVKNRLSAKESIDAGARYLLDIEQRFPKEIDGKSRWAFALAAYNVGMGHIHDAQKLARKLNKNPYLWSDIKEVLPLLSQKKYYKHLKYGYARGEEPVRYVESIEYYFDIMKKKELALK
- a CDS encoding phosphomannomutase/phosphoglucomutase: MSIYREYDIRGIYEKELNEQSVVRIGFGLASKIDGKYVAVGYDARSHSPMLFEYLVQGLNSGGKVVLDMGLVPTPINYFANYQEWDGITPSASIMITGSHNPSEYNGFKITVDKAPFFAEDIYTLGRECAEMPFPPKSKREVIKIDAKSRYIDFLVKEFAHLEGMDTKTVYDCGNGVAGVALVDIFARLNLNAKGIFVEPDGTFPNHHPDPSDEHNLQDIKKLLASDGDIAFAYDGDGDRIAVLTHNNNIKGDMLALLYSIKMKNPTVVGEVKCSQVMYDELERRGAKAVMYKTGHSNIKVKMKECDADLACEVSGHIFFKDRYFGYDDAIYATLRVLELLQGGIDLDKELAKLPQTFSTEEIKIQTTEEQKFKIIDKIKELLKSPKASFPAIKDIIEVDGVRINFTNGWGLVRASNTTPVLVTRFESTSKEDAKLYERAINELILEAKELL